CAGAAGGACCTGGTCCTAGTTTCGTCCAACTGCGGCAGCCAGGAAGCAAAGGAATTCATTTTGTTCAAATGGAAGGAGGTAAACCAGGACACGGTGATTGATTTTATCAGGACGTACTTTGGCTATTGTGGATACGGGCAGTGCGATATAGAGTCAAGAGCAAGCAAGATCATGATTAGTGTGCACCACGATCTTGGTGAAAAAGGATCCATCTATCTCAAGCACTTCCTTGAAGGATTGATTATGTCTACGCTAAACAGAACATGCAGCGTCATAACTACAAAGGACAGCGTCTCGTTAAATTTTTCAAGTTAATCTAAAAATAATTGTCTGCGAGCATGATGTGATGAATGGTTTGTTTTCTCTTGCTCTAAAACGACTTCAACTGTCAGAGCACTACATGAGCAGATGTGATTTTTTAAATAAGAAGACTGCCAAATGATATAATGTCAAGAGATCCGGATAAATCTCAGGTAATAGTTCGCAATATTACTCAAAACGACATACTAAAAATAGTTGAATTACAAAAGGCGGCATTTCCTTACATGGCAGCGGAAGGGGTGATCTGGAAACCAGAACATCTAAAATCGCACATAGCCCTGTTCCCAGAGGGACAGTTTTGCGCAGAATACAAAGATGCCATTATTGGGTCATGCAGCAGCCTAATGATTACATTGACACCAGAATACAAAGAGCATACTTGGAAGGAAGTGTGTGGAGACAGTTTTTTTAAAAATCATGACCCAAACGGTGACACGCTTTATGCTGCAGACGTCTCGACGCACCCAGATCATAGGCGACTTGGAGTTGCATCGAAACTGTATGAGGCAAGAAAGTCACTAGCAATTAGAAAAAACCTCAAAAGGATAATTGGTGGGGGCCGACTGTTCAACTATTGCGAACATGCAGAGATCACTCCACATGACTATGTAATGAAGGTGAAAAGAGGGGAAATCCAAGAGCCGGTCTTGATGTTTCAACTCAGTAACGGATTTGAATTCATCAAGATACTTCCAAATTATCTGAAGGACGCCAGATCTCTAAACTATGCAACTTTTATTGAATGGAGAAACCCCCAATATCGGAGAGCTAATTGATCATCGACTGTCACGTACACATCAACCAATACGAGTTAATGCAGGATGTACCTACGCTTGAGGGCAGGCTCGAGGCACTCCAGATGGAAATGACTAACAATAACGTAGATTATGCGTTGATACTTTCTTCATACAAAACGGACGAGTACAGACCGTCCGCACGCCAGATAATGGAGGCCATAAGAAAATATGACAATCTGGGATTGGTTGCGGGGTTTTCAATAGATAATCACACAGATGAGGATCTCAAAGACTACAGAGGGTGGATCAAAGATGGGCACGTGAAAGGACTCAAGATTTACTCAGGATATGAGCACTATTACCCGTACGATGAGCGGTACCAAAAAGTCTACGACATGTGTATCGAGTTTGACGTTCCAGTGATGGTCCATACCGGGGACACGCTTAGCAAGAAGAGTAAACTTCGCTATGCACAGCCACTCAATCTTGATGATGTGGCAGTAGACAATCCAGAGTTAAAGATAATCATGTGCCATGTAGGAAATCCCTGGATTGAGGACGCTCAGGAAGTCATCTATAAAAATAAAAACGTCTATGGTGACATTTCGGGGTTTGTGGTCGGAGACTTTGACCATTATTTTGAGAAGATGATGAGTGAAAAGATATCAGAGCTTATCAACTATGCAGGAGAGCCGAAATACCTTTTGTATGGAACCGATTGGCCGATTAGCACCATGGATTCATACCTTAATTTTGTCGCAAAATTGAAGATAAAGAAAGATTTTCGAGATCTGCTGATGTATAAAAATGCAAAAAAACTATTCAAAATCTAAATTTTTTGTATCTCAGGAGTAACGTAACAGATAGCCATTGGTTGCCAAACTCAAAATTATTTAGATCAAGCTCTGAGCAAAAGTATTGGGACTTTGACCTTGTGTTTTATCGATTCCATGATGTAGTCATAATGATTTTCCTCAAATTGTGATAAATGAGGATGGTCAATGATTAGCAGATCCGTCCTGTGGTCCTTGACGTAATCTATTATCCAGTCAGATATGGATTCTGTCAGGGCAATCTTTGTCTTTACTGGAATGCCTGCCTGTTGTGCAATTCTTTCAAATCTGTCCAAGGATTTTTGTGCAGTTTTCTTTTGCTGTTCTACTGCTTTTGTATCATTTTTTGTCTCAAAAAAGACAAATTTTGGTGGCTTTTTGTATACGCATTCGATTATCGTAACCTTTCCATGGAATGATTTTGCAAGTGCAAGTCCGACTAGAAATGGTTTTTCTTTTACTTTTTGAGTGATGAACGCGACTATGATATTTTTGAACATTATACTGGGTGCTCCGAGTCAGATATTTTGCTCTTTTTTTCCTTGCGTCCAAGGAATCTGATCTTGATCAAATACAAGATACTAAGCGAGATTTCAACTGCGATTGCAACTACAATAAACGCCGCAATTTGGATTACAAAGTTAGGAATCTCAGATAAACGCTGCATAACCTCATCAAGTGAGAAGAACGTTGGACTGAGAAGAAATATACCCAACAGTGCAAATGGAAGCAGCTTTGCCAGATCCTTTGAGAGATCTTCGTTATAGTATGCAGCAATTCTAATTGCTATGATCAACGAGCTTGAAACTAGGAAAACTGTGTCCACAGTCATATCCTGAGCAAGGAAGAACATGAATGACGAATACCCCACAAACCAGAGGGATACAACTATTGGAAAAACAAAGATGTTTGTAGTTATGTATGCGGCAATTCTTGGTATTGCTGAGATCTTTTCACCACTTGCTTTGAACTTCCCACCAGTCAAGCGCTGCTCAATATGTAATGAAAACATGTCTCTTTTGGCAAGAAACCGGTAAAAATGAAAAATGAAGATGCCATAAGCCACCATCCCGATAGAAAAACCAATCAGATCATAGACTGACGATTCGTGTATTATGTTGCGTACAATTTTGTCAAGATAATCAATAAAGATATCTTCAGATATGTTAGACATGCTAAAAGACGGCACTGCCTCATTTGTTGTCAGATCACCCAACAGTGATTTGCTTTCTGGAGATTCCAGTTTCTGTCCAATTCGATCGTCGGAGCCTTGAATTCCATTTTTGTCATCGTCAGACATTTGTGAGAAGGCGGGAACAAAGGTCACCATGGCAACAAATGTCAAAACAAGCAGTTTGTTCAAATTCAGATAATTATCCATGTGATTCCTATTAAACATAGATTTCCGAATGGTTTCATCAACGTGTTAATGATTACGTCGATAGATGCGGCCGCCGGGATTTGAACCCGGGTAACGGGCTTGGAAGGCCAGCGTACTACCAGACTATACTACGGCCGCACAAAATTCAAACAATTCCAGCCTACATAAAAATCGTCTTTTCAAATTCGTACAAAGTTCGAGCGACCACCACATGCGCCTCAAGCGGACTTTGGTCAACGCTTAGAATCGAGTCGAGTCGTTTCCTAGTAGAGTCCTCAAATTCCCCCTTTGGAAACCCGCCGACTACAAGACACGACTCGTCAGTACACGCCTTTGCTGCCTCCTCGTAGCTGCTAGGCTTCCCATCAGACGAGAGTCCTATTACCCTGTCCGGGTTTATCTCGTCCACCAGTTCAGAAAACGTCATCTCGCTTAGTGACAAGAGTGTCTGTCCGTCCGCGGTTACCTTACCGTCAGAGTACAGCTTTTCCATCAGACCTGCGAATCGATGATATGATTTTGGTAGCCTGACCCTTCGGCCCACCTCTATTACGAGATCATCTATGGTGTGCACGTACACGGAAAGCTCGTCCTCCTCGTACAGCGGTATGGTGCACGCCTCAAGCAGGCAAAAATGCACAATGTCCGGCCTGCCGCGTTTGATTTCGTTTTTCATTCCCTTCATTGCTCCAAAGTGCCAAGAGTTGTCAAGTAGTATTTCGGAAGGTCTTTTGTCCATTTTCCTGCAGTATGAGGTGACTGCGTTGTGGTGCCACAGCTCCTTTGGGACCAGCTCCAGTGACGACTCTGCGATAATTATCGATACCATCCGATACGACTATCCGCTCGACTGTATTTGTTTTTTGATTTCAGACCAGCCTGACTTGAGGGAATGTTCCGTGGTTATCAGGCCGGCGTCGCATGTGTAGCTGCCAAGCCTTTGTCGGACAAACTGGTCGCCGCCCACCGACACCTGCGATTCCGCAAATTGCTGGTCTATTGTACAGGTTCCGTCCGGCCTGTCATACAGCCTGTACCACGTGAAAAACTCGATTTCTGAGCTGTTCTTGCGGTAAAACTCGTACGCAAGTCTGATGAACTCGGACTGATCCTCCTCGCTTCCGTTTACATAATCGGACGTGCTCCAGCTGATCTCAAATACTGCTATTTTTTTGCCGGGCGCCAGATCCACCATCTTCTGCAGGTCTTTTTGCGCGTCCTGCGGCGTCTTTGTTATGTCGTTTAGCTTGTCGACTGGAAGATAGGTAAACGCCACAAAGTCGCCCGAGTCGGCAAGCTCTGTCACATAGTTTTCCGTGTTTTTGTTAATTACTCCGTTTAGCGAGAATGCGTTTCCAAATTTGACGTCGGGATGTTTTTGCTTTAGCTCTCTGTATACGTTGTCAAAGTACTCCTTGTACAGGCCTACGCTGCCGTCTGCGTCCTTAAAGTACGAGTCAAGCTCGCCTCCGATGATTACCGAGTCTATGGCGTCATACCTAGACAGTATTGCGTCAAGCGTCCTTGTCGTCTTTTGCTCCAGGCTGGTGCCAAAGCCCGGCGTGCCCATCCAGTCAGGGTACGGGCCGACTATCCTCCCGTTGACCACCGAAAAGTAGAGCGTCACCTTGAGGTTGTTTTTCTTGTTCAGCTCCATCAGTATGTCGGCATCGCGCCAGTTGTACTGGCCCTGTTCCGGCTCTATTCTGTTCCAGAAAAGGTACAGGTTGCTCCTTCCTGCGCCCGTGGATGCTGCCTCGGAATACACCTGCTTTAGCTGATCAAGCGTCACCTCCTGCGTAGGCGTGTTGACTACGAGTCCCAGCTTTTCATTTTGTACCACAATTGGGAACTGCGGTGTGGTAGGCAGTGCCGCCATGATGGCTACTGCCACAGCTATTGCAATGCCAATTGCCAAAAAGATTTTTTTTTCCACTAGAGTGGATTTTGAAAATGAGAGTAAAAAGATTTGTGATAGATTTAGCCTGACGTACAGCCGCTAAATCCGCACTCTATGCAGATGCTACATCCCTCTACAAACACAAGCTTGTTCTTGCACGACGGGCAGAGCATCTCTTCTGATATCTCTTCTTTTGCTTCGCTTTGCATGAGCGGCTCTTCTGGAATCTTTAGCTCAAGTGCGTTGTTTACCATGTTTCGAATGTACGGGTTCTTGATGCTCTTTGCAATGAACTCGTGCAGGTATGAGCTAGGCTCCACTTCGAAGAGTTTCTCTGCGTTGTCGCTGGTCATGTGCAGTACCTGGGTGTGTCTTGAGCCGTCACGGTACACCGTGATTCCCTTGAGCCCAAGTTCGTGCGCAAGAAGGTATGCTGCCTTTACATCATCTGCAGATACGTCGTGAGGCATGTTGATCGTCTTTGCGATTGCGTTACCAATCCAGTCCTGCCATACTGCCTGCGCCATCAGGTGATCTGACCAGTGAATGTCCATTGCTGTGACAAAGATGTTCTGAATCCATTCCGGCACCTCCTTGAGGCCCTTTACGGAGCCATAGTTGTCCGCAATCTTTGCCAGAAGCTCGTCACTGTACAGCCCGTTTTCTCGCAGCACCTGCTCGAAGATCTTGTTGGTATAGAAGAACCTTCCAACGGTTACGCGCTTTTCAAACACTAGTGCAAATGTGGGTTCCATTCCGTTTGAGCAGTCCGCAATCATGGAAAGCGTTCCTGTCGGCGCTACAGTAGTGGTCAGCACGTTTCTGATTCCGTGCTTTTGGATGTTTGCAATGAGTGCGTCCCAGTCGTAATAGTGGCCGCCCTTTGGCTTTTCATAATATCCAGAAACTGGAATCTTGCCCTCTGGGTATTCGGTCCTTGAGCACAGATCAAACTCGCCCCTTGAGCGTGCGAGCGCGATGCTTTCCTCCATGGAATAGTACGTGAGTGCCTCTGCAAGCTTTGATTGGAATTCGTATCCCTCCTTGGAGTTGTACGGGATCCTCAGCTTGTACAGAAGATCCGCCACGCCCATTACGCCCAGCCCGATTCTCCTTGACTCCTTTGATGCGGCGTCGATCTCTGGAACTGGATAGTGGTTCATGTCAATTACATTATCCAAGAATCGTGTCGTCTTGCGGATGGTCTCCTCGTACCTCTGCCAGTCAAACTCGTATTGGCCGTCGGCCTTTCTCTTGACAAGGTTTGCCAGATTGATTGAGCCGAGGTTACACGACTCGTATGGGTAGAGACTCTGCTCACCGCACGGGTTGGTAGCCCTCAGTGGCATACCCCTTGCCTTTGCAAAGACGTTGTACTTGTTGATGTTATCAAAGAAGATGAGTCCCGGCTCTGCGCTCTTCCATGCAGACAGTGCTATGATGTCAATCAGCTGGTGCGCGTTTATCTCGCGTACTGCAGACCTGTCTCTTGGGCTGCGCAGTGTGTATTTTCCGTCCGTGCTGTCAACTAGTGCGGACCAGAAGTCCTCCCAGATTCCAACGCTTACGTTAAAGTTCTCAAGTATGCCGGCCTGTGTCTTGTTGGTGATGAACTTTTCAACGTCCGGATGCCAGACCTCAAGTATGCCCATGTTGGCACCCCTTCTTTTTCCACCCTGCTTGACAACCTCCGTTACCGTGTTTATGATGTTCATAAACGAGACCGGTCCGGATGCCACGCCAGATGTGGATGCGACTATGTCGCCTTCATGTCTTAGATCAGAATAGTTGATCCCCACGCCGCCGCCTGATTTGAATATCAGTGCTGCGTCGGATGTTGACTTCATTATGTCTCCCATGTCGTCAGGCATGCCAAGAACAAAACATGCGGACAATTGCCCAAGTCTTGCTCCCGCATTCATCATGGTTGGCGAGTTTGGCAGGAAGTCCTGCTCTGTCATCAGGGTGTAGTATTCCTGGATGCGCTCTGCATAGTTGTCAAACTTTTTGGCTGCAAGCAGTGTTAGGATCTCCTTGAAGCTCTTCTTCATCTGTCCGCGCTTTGCAAGATAGATGTAGTGGTTGATGAGTCCCCTAAAGTGATATTTGTTTAGGTAATAGCTGCCAACTCTGAACTTGTATTCAAAGTCGTCAAGCTTTGTAAGATACCTTTTTGCCTCCTCGATGTCCTGCGGTGCACCCCTGTCCTTTGAGTACAGTTCGTTGTCGTACAGGATATCTCCGATTCCCACAAGTATTGCCACTCTCTCAAACATCTGGGTCGGGCTTTCTACGATCTCGTTCTTGTTGTTTCTGAGAAGGTATCTAGATGCCAGTACTCGCAGGCAGTTGAGGTCAAACGACTTTGCTACAGAGTCGAGTGATTTTGTGTTAAGCACCTTCATCTTGTCTTCGCGGACCTTGCGGCGCTCGTGTCGGTACAAAATGTAGGACTTTGCAATCTCTCCATAACCCTTTTCGATCAGGGTGGATTCCACCATATCCTGAACGTCCTCTACGCTCGGCGGATTTGCGGCGGAAAATCCTTGTGATATTAGCTTACTTAAGACGCCTGATGTTAGATCATCGGCGATTCTTCGATCTGGGTTGCCGTTAGCAACCAAAGCCTTGTAGATCGCATTTGTTATTTTTTCTTTGTTAAAGTTCGTAATTCGGCCGTCTCTCTTCTTAACGTCAACGATTGAACTTTCAATTTGTGAAAAATCTGTTGTCATAATGTCTCCCCTCACTAGGTAAAATCAGATGAGATATAACTCTGACTGCCAAAGATTTCAGATTTTAGCTCAATAATGTTTACACCGCTACGGGAAATTTCGGAATAGTTGTTCGTGGCCTGGGAAACGAATTCGGTTAATTTGCCAGATGATCCATTTGCCAAGAGGCGTAATGTTTTATCTGACAAAAATGAATGTTGCGGATTTCGATGGCAGGCGCGATCAGTTGAGGATGTACGGCGACTTGCAGTTGGGGCACTTGTCGAATAGCTTCTCGTCCTTGAAGCCGCAGTTGCCGCAGATCGGCACGTCCTTGCTTGGCCTGAACGTGCCTACCAGATCGCCTGTCTTTTCTAGCGCCTTTTTGATCTCTTCTACCTTGGCGTCCTTTTCCAGTTTGAGCCTGACTAGGAGGCCGCCGTTCAGTATCTTCGAGGTCTTGTTTGCCTCGACTATCTTCTCGGCTTTTGCGTTCATAGAGTCCAGTTCGGAGGCGCCAATTACGACCCCTTCTGAGTAGCCCTCGCCGTCAAGGGACTTTTGAACGGACATTTTGCCGTACTTTTCCCCGTCAAGCATGCTAAACCTGGACGTCCCGTCGCTTTCAGTCATTGTAACTATAACAGAGTCTCCCATCTCCTTTCCCTTCTTTTCGGCCACATCAACTGCAGTCTGGATTACCTTGTAGATTATCTCCTGTCCTTCCTTGTCGTTGTGGTAGCCAAGTATGCTAAATATCGCCTCTTTGAGGCCGACCAGATTTACTACCAGTCCGACTGAGCTTCGCTGCATGTACTGCGTATTTGCCGCCAGAACCGGATTAAGGCCGCGCCTTGTCAGATCAGAGATGTCTTTTTTGCGCAGCGACATTGCGGCAAGAGCAGGCTTCATGAGAAGTGCAAGTCTTGCCCTAAAGTATGTCTCGTCCTTGTTTGACTCAAATGCGAGTCGCGGCAGGTTGATTGTAAGCGATTGCAAGTTGATTGACGAGGTGCTGTTCTTGCCCTTGATTCGTATGATTCCACTGTACGATGTCTCGTCCTTTGAGAACAGGACCTTTCCTCCAATCGAGATTATTTCTGCAACTATATCGGACACGTCGGAGATCTTTCCGCCTGAGTGATCGATTATCAGCCCTATTTGCGGCACGGGCGTCATCTTGACGTACGCCTTGTATGCAGAAAGGATTGCCTGAACTACCTTGGCTTCTGCGCCAAGCTCAATCCTAAATGAGACAAGCGTGGATTCTTTTGTGTACTTTGATGTGGTAGATGCAGTCGCAAACGCCGATGCAAGCTTTTCCTCAAGCTCGGATGCATTTTTGGCGTGCTTTGAGCAGAGTTGGACCAGCCCGTCCATTACCACCTCCTTTGAGGCCTCCTTTGATGTAAGCGAGATTATCATGGACAGGGACGCCATCAGGTTGTCAAGCGTCTTGATTGTCGGGATGCGGGTGACGCCCAGGTACTTGCCCTTTAGGTCGATTCCGTCGTCTACAAGCTCCTTTGCGTTAAAGAATATCGTATCTGGAAGCAGCGACCAGATTCCGGGGTTTGATATGTGGATGTCGCCTGACAGGTGCGAGTCGGCTACGTCCTTTGGAAGCGTGTTTAGCAATAGGTTTTCTGAGAATACTGTCTGGCCCGCCTTGAAGAACAGCCCCTGGGCGCCGTTGTCGATGTTGTCTACGTTTGTGAGCATCTCCTGGACGTTAAATACGGGCATGCCCAGCCTTGCCAGCTTGTTTCTGTATTCCTCGTGCCCGTGCTCAAGCAGGACGGAGTTGACCATCTCACGAATGAGCGAGCCTGTAAGGTAGGTAGTCTGGTACTTGTAGATGCGGTTTTCCACCTCTTCTGTGATTTTTTGCGCAAGCTCAAGTGGGAGGCTTCCCTCTCTGACCAGTGACTGGATGATTTTGTGCGAGTTAAATTCCTCAATTGACTCGTGCGAGGTTCGTACGTACATCTTGCCCGACTCTATTATGGAGCGCTCCTCTATTTGTCGCGCCAAGCTGAGGACCAGCTTTCCAAGGTTTGTGATTGTGTAGCGTCTCTCAGACTTGTTTAGTGCCACAAGCGACTGCCTTAGCAGCTTTCTTAGGTGATAAGCGAACTTGCCGCTCTCTTTTTTTGATTTGAAACCGGCCAGCGACTTTAGTTCCGAATAGGTCAGAGGACCCTTGGAGTTTAAGATTCTCAAAATATCAATTCTGTTAGGACTTGCCATGACGGAGAAGATCATTCTCACGCGTTTTGACGTGGACTGTAGGATGCCGCCAGCCTTCTTCGGATCTATTGCTCCGGTGGCGATCTCCATACTCATGACTATGCGTAGAGATCAGGACTAAATAAGATTTGTGACGTGATTTTTAGTAAACTTTTTTGATCAGTTTTTCTGCACTTCTACTGAAAACTCTGATGTCGAGAGGTTCTGACCGCATGACGGGCACTTGTTGTTGTAGTGTTTCATCACATCTTTGATCGACTTTAGCATTTTCATGTTGGAGATCTTTGCTCCGCATTTGCCGCAAATTACGTCAACTGACAACAAGGACAGGAGATTTTCAAAATTATTAAAAATCTTTTTTGAAAATTGTTAATTAACGCAGTAAAATTGATTCACTGCTTTTCCAAGATGATCCCGCGATCGTCATATCCGACGATCTTCACCTTGGATCCTATAGGGAGCTGTGCCGGCGATCCGATCCCTGCCAAAAAGCCAGAAATCCGGAGATCATGGCCGTCAATTATCATGACGACCCAGGCGTACGGCGTGTATTTTTCAAATCCTGCAGGCGGGACCGTGATTATTGTATAGGTTGCAACCGTGCCTGTTCCAGGAAGGAACTGGTTCTCAAACTGCTTGTGGCCGCAGTTCTGGCAGAAGTAGACCGTTGCAAGGTGTTTGTGGCCGCACTTTGTGCACTTTTTGACAAGCACGTTGCCAAGCTTTACCGCATCTATGAACTCGTGTTTTTGTGATGACAAGGTTACACGCTTTGGAATATGTGCACTGCACAGCTTGCGCCTGTTGCGCCGAAATTATGAGTTAAGCCGATTTTTGCGTCCTTTACCGTTCTCTCGCCTGCCTTTCCTGTGAGCTGATCAAATGCCTCCACCACCTGGCCTACGCCTGTTGCGCCGATCGGGTGGCCTTTTGCCTTTAGTCCGCCTGACGGGTTGACTGAGATCTCTCCATTTAGTTTCGTTCTTCCCTCTCGTATTGCCTGAACGCCCTTGCCCTTTTCAAAGAATCCAAGATCTTCCGTGTCCACTATTTCCGCAATCGTAAAGCAATCATGCACTTCTGCAAAGTCGATGTCTTTTGGGGTGACTCCAGCCATCTTGTATGCAGCCTCTGCTGCAAGCTTGGTGCTTGGGATGGTAGTCATGTGATCCCTTCCAGCCAGTGTGGCAGGTGATCCACCCCTTCCTGATCCTATTACCTTCACATAGTCCTTGGAGTGCTCTTTGGCAAACTTTTCGCTGCACAATATTACCGCGCTTGCGCCGTCAGAGAACGGGCAGCAATCGTACAGTTTTAGAGGGCTTGCCACCACCGCGGACTTCATCACGTCGTCAATTGTAATTTTTTTTCTCAGGTGTGCCTTTGGGTTTAGCAGTCCGTTTTCGTGGTTTTTTACCGCGACTTGTGCGAGATCCTCCTCGGTTGCCTTGAACTCGTTAAGGTACGCTCGCGCCATGGATGCAAATAGTCCGGGGAATGATGCACCTGCACCCCCCTCATAGAAGAAATCAGAACAGTATGAAAAGTACGTGGTGGTCCACTCTGTACCGGTGTGAGTTACTTTTTCCACGCCGGCAACTAGGACTGCGTCGTAAAATCCTGCAGCAACGTTTGCAAATGCCTCTCTAAATGAAACTGAGCCGCTGCCGCATGCAGACTCGATTGACAGCGACGGCTTTTCTGGGATGCCAAGGTTGCTCATGATTACAGGGCCCAAGTGAACCTGCTTGTCTGCTATTCCAAACACGTTGGAGATGTATCCTGCTTGGATCTCCCTTGGCTCTATTCCTGCGCTCTCTATTGCGCCTACGGATGCCTGAAGCGTGATATCGGTGATGCTGTCGTCAAGTTTTCCATATTTTGTGCTTCCAGCACCAAGAACGCAGACCTTTTCCACAAATCCCAGTGACCAAGTCCATATAAAATCCTTCAAGGGGTTATTCATCAGTGAAAAGATCACCGGCGGTCCTACTGAAAAAAAAATCAAAGTCTCCAAGTAGTATCAGGGTGACAAAACGCAAAGTCGATTCATTGAGAACCGAGATCAGGCAGTACTACGACAAGAACAGCTACCTGTCATGGTCTGAAAGCAAGAAAATGTACATAATTTTGGGTTCAAATGAGCCAAAAAACGGGCTCGTTGCGTGCCCCCAGTGCAAGATCGGCAAGCTTTTGATGATTCGATCAAGGAAAACTCGGAAGCGGTTCATCGGATGCTCCAACTATTACAACGGATGCACCGCATCGTCTCCGCTGCTGCAAAAGGCGATGCTAAAGGCAACTAGGATCCCCTGCCAGGTGTGCTCCTGGCCGATCATCATCTACAGATATTCCAGAAAGCAGAAATGGATGCGCCAGTGCGCCAACATGAAATGCGAGAGCAGAAAGCCTAAAGCTTGAGATTTGTATAGACGTCGGTTCTCCGATTTCTCAGCAGCGGCAGCACCTTGCGCGTCTGCCTTACCACATCAAGCGAGATGTCAACAAGTCCGATTCCCTGTCTCTTTTTCATGTCAAGCAGGATTTTTCCGTACGGGTCTACCACCATGCTCCTCCCGCAGTAGATGTTTCCCACCTGATCCGGGGCGATCACGTAGCATCCGTTTTCGATTGCGCGCGCCTTGTTGATTGATATCCAGTGCTCCTCCTTCATCTTTCCCTGCACCCACGCAGAAGGCACGACGAGAACTTGCGAGCCCGACGACGCAAGGATGCGGGACATTTCCGGGAACCGCAGGTCGTAGCATATGAGCATGCCAGTCTTTCCCATGCTGGTATTTACTGGAACGGATATCTTGGATCCGGGCTCTAGTTTTGCAGATTCCCTAAAT
Above is a window of Candidatus Nitrosotenuis cloacae DNA encoding:
- a CDS encoding thiolase domain-containing protein; its protein translation is MGFVEKVCVLGAGSTKYGKLDDSITDITLQASVGAIESAGIEPREIQAGYISNVFGIADKQVHLGPVIMSNLGIPEKPSLSIESACGSGSVSFREAFANVAAGFYDAVLVAGVEKVTHTGTEWTTTYFSYCSDFFYEGGAGASFPGLFASMARAYLNEFKATEEDLAQVAVKNHENGLLNPKAHLRKKITIDDVMKSAVVASPLKLYDCCPFSDGASAVILCSEKFAKEHSKDYVKVIGSGRGGSPATLAGRDHMTTIPSTKLAAEAAYKMAGVTPKDIDFAEVHDCFTIAEIVDTEDLGFFEKGKGVQAIREGRTKLNGEISVNPSGGLKAKGHPIGATGVGQVVEAFDQLTGKAGERTVKDAKIGLTHNFGATGASCAVHIFQSV
- a CDS encoding DNA topoisomerase; amino-acid sequence: MKRSPAVLLKKKSKSPSSIRVTKRKVDSLRTEIRQYYDKNSYLSWSESKKMYIILGSNEPKNGLVACPQCKIGKLLMIRSRKTRKRFIGCSNYYNGCTASSPLLQKAMLKATRIPCQVCSWPIIIYRYSRKQKWMRQCANMKCESRKPKA
- a CDS encoding carbon-nitrogen hydrolase family protein gives rise to the protein MTKVAVVQFRASTDKEENLQKILNYISKAADMGASLCAFPEFMMFYTTSKQSPRELADSAETIDGNFVRTIAAAAKKHSIEVIGTIYEKSKKRDRVYDTAFVVSKSGKMSATYRKIHLYDALGFRESAKLEPGSKISVPVNTSMGKTGMLICYDLRFPEMSRILASSGSQVLVVPSAWVQGKMKEEHWISINKARAIENGCYVIAPDQVGNIYCGRSMVVDPYGKILLDMKKRQGIGLVDISLDVVRQTRKVLPLLRNRRTDVYTNLKL